Proteins from a genomic interval of Actinomycetes bacterium:
- a CDS encoding helix-turn-helix domain-containing protein: MGYRGKVAERERARLLRAEGLTMAEIAARLDVSKSSVSLWVRDVDFEPRPRVTSGRRREPNALQRRKQAEIDRLVQEGSARVGQLSEREFLMAGVALYAGEGAKQDGRVRFANSDRRIIAFFCSWLRHFFEIDESRLRVLLYLHEGLDLRVAMAYWSAVTGIPEPQFGKPYRAVPDPSIRHTKHVHGCVTVGYSCSATHRSIMGLVGALLDDAAIPG, encoded by the coding sequence ATGGGATACCGAGGCAAGGTCGCGGAGCGGGAGCGGGCGCGCCTGCTCCGGGCAGAGGGCCTCACGATGGCGGAGATCGCGGCGCGGCTCGACGTGTCCAAGAGCAGCGTGTCGCTGTGGGTCCGCGACGTCGATTTTGAGCCCCGGCCCCGGGTCACCAGTGGGCGGCGCCGGGAGCCGAACGCCCTGCAGCGGCGCAAGCAGGCCGAGATCGACCGGCTCGTGCAGGAGGGGAGCGCCCGGGTCGGCCAGCTCTCGGAGCGGGAGTTCCTGATGGCCGGGGTCGCCCTGTATGCGGGGGAAGGCGCCAAGCAGGACGGTAGGGTCCGTTTCGCCAACAGCGACCGTCGAATCATTGCCTTCTTCTGCTCCTGGCTCCGGCACTTCTTCGAGATCGACGAGTCCCGACTTCGGGTGCTCCTCTACCTGCACGAGGGCCTCGACCTGCGCGTAGCTATGGCGTACTGGTCCGCTGTGACCGGGATCCCCGAGCCCCAGTTCGGGAAGCCGTATCGCGCGGTACCGGATCCGTCCATCCGTCACACCAAGCATGTGCATGGTTGCGTGACGGTCGGATACAGTTGCAGCGCGACCCACCGGAGCATCATGGGTCTCGTCGGTGCGTTGCTTGACGACGCCGCCATTCCGGGGTAG